A genomic window from Triticum urartu cultivar G1812 chromosome 7, Tu2.1, whole genome shotgun sequence includes:
- the LOC125521702 gene encoding 3'(2'),5'-bisphosphate nucleotidase, whose amino-acid sequence MSRPAGNPSYAAELGAAKKAVALAARLCQTVQQEIVQSDIQSKADKTPVTVADYGSQVLVSVVLNMEVTSGSFSMVAEEDSEDLRKDGAEEILERITDLVNKTLAEDGSYNLLLSKEAILSAIDTGKSEGGPSGRHWVLDPIDGTKGFVRGGQYAIALALLDEGRVVLGVLGCPNLPFTSVSNLSGSSSGDQTGALFSAAIGCGAEVQSLDGSPPQKISVCTIDNPANASFFESYEGAHSMRDFTGCVAEKLGVQAPPVRIDSQAKYGALARGDGAIYWRFPHEGYRETIWDHAAGSIVVTEAGGVVKDASGNDLDFSKGRFLDRDTGIIATNKQLMPSVLKCVQEAIKEKKQASSPL is encoded by the exons ATGTCGCGCCCCGCCGGCAATCCCTCGTACGCCGCCGAGCTCGGCGCTGCCAAGAAGGCCgtcgccctcgccgcccgcctaTGCCAG ACGGTGCAGCAGGAAATTGTGCAATCAGACATCCAATCCAAGGCGGATAAGACTCCTGTGACCGTAGCTGATTATG GATCTCAAGTACTGGTAAGTGTTGTGTTAAATATGGAAGTAACTTCTGGTTCCTTTTCTATGGTGGCCGAGGAG GACTCAGAAGACTTGAGAAAGGATGGCGCTGAAGAAATTCTGGAGCGCATTACTGATCTTGTAAACAAAACTCTCGCTGAGGATGGTTCATACAACCTTTTATTATCTAAGGAAGCTATCCTCTCTGCAATTGATACCGGGAAGTCCGAGGGAGGTCCATCTGGCCGACATTGGGTTCTAGATCCAATTGATGGGACTAAAGG ATTCGTGAGAGGAGGCCAATATGCCATTGCACTGGCACTGCTTGATGAAGGCAGGGTTGTCTTGGGTGTGTTGGGATGTCCAAATCTTCCTTTTACATCAGTAAGTAACCTCAGTGGTAGCTCATCAGGAGATCAAACTGGGGCCCTCTTTTCAGCGGCAATCGGTTGTGGTGCTGAAGTACAGTCGTTAGATGGCTCTCCACCACAAAAG ATTAGTGTTTGTACCATCGACAATCCAGCCAATGCCTCGTTCTTTGAATCCTATGAAGGAGCGCACTCGATGCGTGATTTTACTGGCTGTGTAGCGGAG AAACTTGGTGTCCAAGCTCCTCCAGTCAGAATAGATAGCCAAGCAAAATATGGTGCTCTGGCCCGTGGGGATGGTGCCATTTACTGGCGTTTTCCGCACGAGGGTTACAGGGAAACGATATGGGATCATGCAGCCGGCTCAATTGTCGTCACAG AAGCTGGAGGTGTAGTTAAAGATGCCTCAGGAAACGATCTCGATTTCTCGAAAGGCAGATTTCTTGATCGTGACACAGGCATCATTGCTACAAATAAACAGTTGATGCCATCAGTCCTGAAGTGTGTCCAGGAGGCAATCAAGGAGAAAAAACAGGCCTCTTCCCCATTGTAG
- the LOC125518351 gene encoding uncharacterized protein LOC125518351 has translation MCPRSRACLGLPERRHTHFNNLSEGDCSRGVTVTDPLVDSLSLRVSSLSNSHLKVEGDGVQGPAGRSNRLRFLTPASPSPSSRQLLFFLQSQGANEYTMDFGQKTAAVVTFMKYAGAMKGFKVGAAAAAVVAATTAAISGKDTNKCNPKPRTK, from the exons ATGTGCCCTCGTTCTCGGGCCTGCCTGGGCCTCCCCGAGCGCAGACACACACACTTCAACAACCTCTCCGAGGGAGACTGCTCTCGCGGAGTCACAGTCACAGATCCCCTTGTTGACTCGCTCAGTCTCCGGGTCTCCTCCCTCTCCAACTCTCATCTCAAGGTCGAAGGCGACGGCgtccaagggccggccggccggAGCAACCGCCTCAGATTTCTAACCCCGGCCTCCCCTTCCCCCTCAAGCCGGCAACTGCTTTTCTTCCTGCAATCCCAAGGTGCGAAT GAATATACCATGGATTTCGGACAAAAGACGGCGGCGGTAGTGACATTTATGAAGTACGCGGGGGCCATGAAAGGTTTCAAGGTCGGCGCAGCAGCTGCCGCTGTAGTAGCCGCGACCACGGCCGCCATATCAGGGAAAGACACGAACAAATGCAATCCCAAGCCAAGAACAAAATGA
- the LOC125522058 gene encoding disease resistance protein Pik-2-like, with amino-acid sequence MLGSGPNKAATPHMGNLFHMVFKLQGLDEKFTVPTTPPVRNLFHMVFKLQGLINLLFPTTPLLYYYWLPVCSCEYICAQLLHSIHTEHFSSSAFFISDPHNSHRSEQERRVGAMEATVLSVGKSVVNGAVSYAQSAVAEEVALQLGVQRDQAFIRDELEMMQSFLMVAHDDRDDNKVVKTWVKQVRDLGYDVEDCLQDFAVRLEKPSYWWHILRTLLDRRHVAVEMKDLRAKVEDVSQRNLRYHLIKSPAAGSKSVATAAEQYAAGSKASATMYGVDEARRAMKPRVDLAQLISKEQGKDLRVIAVWGTCGVIGQVSVIRKVYDDSDKFECRAWVKLTHPFDPIMFMQSIMRQFYGYSSISESAAEGQSCPESASTTGAEVLKKMLMMKQKDLVDKFTEYVNKKSYLIVLNNLCSIEDWDWIRTYFPASSNGNRIIVATQQVEVASLCVGRKYRVSELKQLSADQTLYVFYHKSPQGGSDSMEPESSSNTTAIVTTNRTNSLVPTSEIPAGDQAKDATTGQNAVMRSLSRILSRTALLKESEVVGRVTEKNDILQLIVDPVNKEVRVISVWGMGGIGKTALVKDICESQELSGTFKKRACVTIMRPFNQVQFLRSLIMQLVVTETSEENGTVCSLGRVRKTLPWAVEKLEAELGSLLEEKRWLIVLDDLSSTTELDIIMKSLPCTENASRIIVTTREENIANHCSKKVENVYKLKGLTKKHALVVFTKKVFKENGCLHLQYPELVEQAEQILKKCSGLPLAIVAIGGFLANQPKTVMEWRKLNENLSSELEMNTELDTIRTVLLKSYDGLPYHLKACFLYLAIFPEGYKISLTRLVRRWIAEGYSRPVRGKSSSEIAESYFMDLISRSMILPSRSSSHSRKVVDSCQLHDVIREIGISKSMEENLVFRLEEGCTLNSQGTIRHLSVSNNWDGDESEFESTVDLSRVRSITIFGKWRPFFISDKMRLLRVLDLESTSGLVDHHLEHIGKLFHLRYLSLRGCHGIYHLPGSLGNLRQLQTLDVTGTNIIKLPKNIIKLRKLQHVHARGVGNNDDSVYQEYPNEVPKLTRNKLCILTCSSVGFCVACCAPHLLKGCMGIDGDTNRRDVCTACCCSFLPMLATRRCSRGVEMPRGIHRFKALQTLGVVNVSRRKATLRELASLTGLRKLGVTGVDESNAGELCSALANLSSLETLLVQSEGKPGLSGCLDGLSSPPENLVSLKLYGNLVKLPAWINGGWLKNLAKLKLRTSRIEDHDAAIQVFGSLPNLAILRLRKESFEGKEVHLHFQQGAFQTLMVLELSSPGNLKSVRFDKGAAPKLELLQYYDQPKEEVVSEENGDQFEEAPGVSFSGLAFLGSLKEVLLEGGNYKGDFVQNLRSQLELNLKRPVLKMD; translated from the exons ATGCTTGGGTCAGGTCCCAACAAGGCAGCAACCCCTCACATGGGTAATTTATTTCATATGGTCTTCAAGCTGCAAGGGCTGGATGAGAAATTTACTGTCCCAACAACCCCTCCTGTGCGTAATTTATTTCATATGGTCTTCAAGCTGCAAGGACTGATAAATTTATTGTTCCCAACAACCCCTCTTCTGTACTACTATTGGTTACCTGTCTGCTCCTGTGAATACATCTGCGCACAGCTACTCCATTCGATCCACACTGAGCATTTTTCCAGTTCAGCATTTTTTATCTCAGATCCACACAACAGCCATAGGAGTGAACAGGAGAGGAGAGTTGGAGCAATGGAGGCGACGGTGCTGAGCGTGGGCAAGTCTGTGGTGAACGGAGCTGTTAGCTATGCCCAATCTGCCGTTGCAGAGGAGGTGGCGCTGCAGCTGGGAGTGCAGCGCGACCAGGCCTTCATCAGGGACGAGCTTGAGATGATGCAGTCGTTCCTGATGGTTGCTCACGACGACCGAGACGACAACAAGGTGGTCAAGACCTGGGTGAAGCAGGTCCGCGACCTGGGCTACGATGTGGAGGACTGCCTCCAGGACTTCGCCGTTCGCCTCGAGAAGCCGTCCTATTGGTGGCACATCCTGAGGACGCTGCTTGACCGGCGTCATGTGGCCGTGGAGATGAAGGATCTCCGAGCCAAGGTCGAGGATGTCAGCCAGAGGAACCTGCGCTACCACCTCATCAAGAGCCCTGCCGCTGGCTCAAAGTCCGTGGCCACGGCCGCCGAGCAGTACGCTGCAGGCAGTAAGGCCAGTGCTACAATGTATGGCGTCGATGAAGCGAGGCGAGCAATGAAGCCCAGGGTAGATCTTGCGCAACTCATCAGCAAGGAGCAGGGGAAGGATCTTAGGGTGATCGCGGTGTGGGGAACATGTGGTGTTATTGGGCAGGTGTCCGTGATAAGGAAGGTGTATGATGATTCGGATAAGTTTGAATGCCGTGCCTGGGTCAAGCTTACGCATCCTTTCGACCCGATCATGTTTATGCAAAGCATTATGAGGCAGTTCTATGGATATTCTTCTATTTCAGAATCAGCAGCTGAGGGACAAAGTTGTCCAGAAAGTGCAAGCACTACAGGGGCTGAAGTTCTCAAGAAGATGCTGATGATGAAGCAAAAAGATCTGGTAGACAAGTTCACTGAGTATGTGAATAAGAAGAGTTACCTGATTGTTCTTAACAACCTGTGTAGCATTGAAGATTGGGACTGGATTAGAACTTACTTTCCTGCCAGCAGCAATGGAAACCGGATCATTGTGGCTACACAACAAGTTGAAGTTGCAAGCTTATGTGTCGGCAGGAAATATCGAGTTTCAGAGCTCAAGCAATTATCCGCTGATCAAACTCTCTATGTTTTCTACCACAAG AGCCCTCAAGGTGGATCAGATTCAATGGAGCCAGAGTCAAGCTCAAACACAACTGCCATTGTTACTACTAATAGAACAAACTCTTTGGTGCCCACAAGTGAGATACCAGCTGGTGATCAAGCTAAAGATGCCACCACTGGACAGAATGCGGTCATGAGGAGCCTCAGTCGCATCCTGTCAAGGACGGCTCTTCTGAAGGAATCTGAAGTTGTTGGGAGGGTGACAGAAAAAAATGACATCCTCCAACTAATTGTGGATCCAGTGAACAAAGAAGTTCGGGTTATCTCTGTGTGGGGAATGGGTGGTATCGGGAAAACTGCTCTAGTCAAAGATATCTGTGAAAGCCAAGAACTCAGTGGCACATTTAAGAAACGTGCTTGCGTCACAATCATGAGGCCTTTCAATCAAGTGCAGTTCCTTAGGAGTTTAATTATGCAGCTAGTGGTAACAGAAACTTCTGAAGAGAATGGCACGGTCTGTTCATTGGGCAGAGTGAGGAAAACATTGCCATGGGCGGTTGAAAAGCTGGAGGCTGAGCTGGGAAGTCTTTTGGAAGAAAAGAGGTGGTTGATTGTTCTCGACGACTTGTCATCCACCACTGAATTGGACATCATAATGAAAAGTTTACCTTGTACAGAAAATGCTAGTCGAATCATAGTCACCACAAGAGAAGAGAATATTGCCAATCACTGTTCAAAGAAAGTAGAAAATGTGTACAAGCTCAAAGGTCTTACTAAGAAGCACGCACTTGTCGTCTTCACAAAAAAG GTATTCAAGGAAAATGGATGTTTGCATCTGCAGTACCCTGAGTTGGTTGAACAAGCAGAACAAATCTTGAAAAAGTGCAGTGGCCTTCCTCTTGCAATAGTCGCCATAGGCGGCTTCTTGGCAAACCAACCAAAAACTGTCATGGAGTGGAGAAAACTGAATGAGAATCTTAGTAGTGAGTTGGAAATGAATACAGAGCTTGACACCATAAGAACAGTGCTTCTCAAAAGCTATGATGGTTTACCCTATCATCTCAAGGCTTGTTTCTTGTATCTGGCAATATTTCCTGAAGGCTACAAGATTAGTCTAACACGTTTGGTGCGGCGTTGGATCGCTGAGGGTTACTCGAGACCAGTGCGCGGCAAGTCTTCCTCTGAAATAGCAGAAAGCTACTTCATGGACCTCATAAGCAGGAGCATGATCCTGCCATCCCGGAGTTCAAGCCATAGTAGAAAAGTGGTTGACTCTTGCCAACTCCATGATGTTATTCGTGAAATTGGCATCTCAAAGTCAATGGAGGAAAATCTTGTTTTCAGATTGGAGGAAGGTTGTACCTTAAACAGCCAGGGCACAATACGTCACCTCTCTGTAAGCAATAACTGGGACGGAGATGAGAGTGAATTTGAGAGTACAGTTGACTTGTCTCGAGTCAGATCCATAACAATTTTTGGGAAGTGGAGGCCATTCTTCATTTCTGACAAGATGAGGTTGCTTCGGGTGCTGGACTTGGAAAGCACTTCAGGTCTGGTTGATCATCATCTTGAGCACATTGGGAAGCTTTTCCACCTGAGATACCTTTCCCTGAGAGGATGTCATGGAATTTACCACCTGCCAGGTTCTTTGGGTAACCTGAGGCAGCTCCAAACACTAGATGTCACAGGCACAAACATAATCAAGCTGCCAAAGAACATCATCAAGCTCAGGAAGCTACAGCACGTTCATGCCAGGGGCGTCGGGAACAACGATGATTCTGTCTATCAAGAGTATCCAAATGAGGTCCCGAAGCTGACGAGGAACAAGCTATGCATCCTGACCTGCTCCTCGGTGGGGTTCTGCGTGGCATGCTGCGCGCCACACCTCCTGAAGGGTTGCATGGGCATTGATGGGGACACAAACAGGCGCGACGTCTGCACTGCATGCTGCTGCTCCTTTCTGCCGATGCTGGCGACTCGCCGGTGCTCACGCGGCGTTGAGATGCCCAGAGGGATCCACAGGTTCAAAGCTTTGCAGACACTGGGTGTCGTGAACGTCTCAAGGAGGAAGGCCACCCTGCGAGAGTTGGCTAGTCTCACCGGGCTGCGCAAGCTGGGAGTGACTGGCGTGGACGAGAGCAACGCGGGAGAGCTATGTTCAGCACTGGCTAACCTCAGCAGCCTAGAGACGCTGCTGGTGCAGTCGGAGGGTAAGCCGGGTTTATCTGGCTGCTTGGATGGCCTCTCCTCACCTCCGGAAAACCTAGTGAGTCTGAAGCTGTATGGCAACCTGGTCAAATTGCCGGCATGGATCAACGGTGGTTGGCTAAAAAATCTGGCCAAGCTCAAGCTGCGGACTTCCAGGATAGAGGACCATGATGCCGCCATACAAGTCTTTGGGAGTCTACCGAACCTAGCCATCCTGCGTCTACGGAAAGAGTCGTTCGAGGGCAAAGAGGTCCATCTTCATTTCCAGCAGGGTGCATTCCAGACCCTAATGGTGCTGGAGCTGAGTTCCCCGGGTAATCTCAAATCTGTGCGTTTTGACAAGGGAGCAGCCCCTAAGCTTGAGCTGCTGCAGTATTACGATCAGCCCAAGGAAGAAGTCGTTTCGGAAGAAAATGGCGATCAGTTTGAGGAAGCCCCCGGTGTTTCGTTTTCTGGGCTAGCATTTCTGGGAAGCCTCAAGGAAGTTCTGCTCGAGGGTGGCAACTACAAGGGCGATTTCGTGCAAAATTTGCGCTCCCAGCTTGAGTTGAATCTGAAACGGCCTGTTCTCAAGATGGACTAA